CCGTTGCCAAGCCCGGCGTCCCACTCGGTCTCGGCCACTTCCTCGAAGTCCTGGCCCATCTCGGCCAGGGCCTCGCGCACCTGGTCCTCCAGCCCCAGGCACAGCACATTGTTCTTGAGGGAGCGTCCCACAAGAAACTCAAGGGAAAGATAGTACACGCGCTTGGCGCTGGCGTCGTAGTAGGAGCGCTGGGTGCGTATCCAGTGCTCGGCCATGCGCTCGCGCATGGTGTAGGCCAGGGCCTTGTAGTAGTCGTGAATGCCCGCGCGGGCGATGTCCTTGCCAAGAAAGGCGAACATGTGCCGCCGGATGTCCTTCTTGAGCTTCTCGATGAGGGAGCAGAAGCCGACCTGTTCCTCCGGGTCGTCCGGACACGGGCCGGAAACGGGCTGGGGCTGCGGGACCGGTGGGGACTTCTGGGCGGGGCGCTTGGGAACGGGCTTTTTCACGGGCATGGCGACCTCGATTGCTTGTGCGTGGCGTGCCGGGCAAGTATGGATGCCTGTAGCCCGCAATGGGCCAGAATGGCAAGCCGCCCTTGACGGCCGCAGGAAAATGCGCAATCTGTATGCTACCCCACCAGGGTATACACACTGGAACAGGAGGAATTCGCATGAGCGCAAAAACGCCGTCCCCCCCCTGGAACCCGTATCTGGCCGGAGCGCTGGCAGGGTTGCTGCTGGTCCTGTCCGTGTACGTTTCGGGAAACTACTTCGGGGCCTCCACCACCTTTGTGCGCGCCGCAGGCTTCGTGGAAGGCGCGGTAGACCCAGAGCGCGTGACCGCACTGGACTACTTCGTCAAAATCGCGCCCAAGCTCGACTGGCAGTTCCTGTTCGTCATCGGCATAGCCTTGGGCTCGCTTATGGCCGCGCTGGCCAGCCGCACCTTCCGCGTGCAGGCGGTTCCCGACCGCTTCGCCAAACGTTTCGGCCCCAGGACGGCCCTGCGCATGGGCCTCGCCTTTCTTGGCGGCGCCGTGGCCATTTTCGGCGCGCGCCTGGCGGACGGCTGCCCCAGCGGGCATGGGCTGTCCGGATCGCTGCAGCTTGCGGCAAGCGGTTTTGTGTCCCTCGCGGGATTCTTCATCGGCGGGCTGGTGATGGCCCGGCTGGTGTACGGCCGCCCCTCCGGCGCGGGAAGGAGGTAGACATGGATCTCTGGTTCGGACTTTTCACCGGCATCGGCTTCGGCGTGCTGCTGCAACGGGCGGAGGTCATCCGCCACGACCGCCAGCTCGGCGCGCTGCTGCTTCAGGACATGACCATCGTCAAATTCATGCTGAGCACCATCCTGGTGGGCATGGTGGGCGTGCACCTGCTGGTGGACCTGGACCTGGCCAAGCTGTCCATAAAGACCCTGTCGCTGGGCGGCAACCTGCTTGGCGGCGTGGTGTTCGGCCTGGGCTGGGCGCTTCTGGGGTACTGCCCGGGCACGGCCGGGGCCGCCCTGGGCGAAGGCCGCGTGGACGCCCTGGCGGGCATGGCGGGCATGGTCGTGGGCGCGGGGCTGTACGCGGAGTTCTACCCCGCGCTCAAGGAAAGCGTCATCGCCTGGGGCAACTTCGGCAAGGTCACGGTCCCGCAGCTGCTGGGCCTGGGGCACTGGCCGGTCATCGCGGCGTTCCTGGTATGCGGGGTGCTGCTGCTGCGCTTCATCGAGCGCAAGGGCCTGTAGGCACGGGACGAAAGACGGCCGGGGAAGGGCGCGGGCCTAGGAGCCCATGCCCTTTTCCCGGTACAGGTCCAGGTTCCATTTGAACACGAACTTGCCCAGTCCGGACACCTCGTCGAACTTGAGCGGCCGCCACATGAGCCCGTTCTTCTCGTCCATGCTCCCCTCGGCCACGAACTCGAAGCCCAGGGCGGTTTCGGAGGTGTGCGGGTCGCGAAAGACGTTACGCAGCGCGGCCTGCACCCAGAAGGTGGCCGGGGCGGCGCCCGGCTCGGCCACGGCGCTGAAGCGCATGGCGTAGCGCGTGCCCTTCACCGGTTCGGGCAAAGCCTCGTGCATAAGCGCAGAGGTGACCACAAGGCGCACGCCGTTGGCGGAGAAGTTGTCCACCTTGAAGCCCCGTTCGGCCAACTGCTCGGGTCCGAATACGGCGGGGAGCTTCTCCAAATCGCGCCAGCCGGAAAAATCCGGCCAGACCGTGAGTTCCGGAACCTTCCGAGGGTCCACCTTCACGCGCACGCTGCGGCGCAACTGCGCGCTTTTGAGGTTCTGGGGGAAGGCCAGGCTGAAATGGACCATGCCGCTGGGGCGCTGGGTCACGCCCTGAACCGCGGAATCGAAGGTGAGGTACCGCTCGCGGCCGCGACCCGCGCGGTCGCGCACACGGAAATAGCAGGAAATATTCGCACCGTCGAAGGCGCGGGTGGCGCCCTTGAGGCTCGAAACCTCCACCACCATGCCGGAGACATCGTACTCAAGCAGGGTGGCGGTCAAATCCTTGATGCTGGTGACCCCCTCGTCGAACTCCAGCTTGATCTTGGCGCGCTGGTCGCGAATGTCCTCCAACAGGTCCATGATGACCTGCCGCTTGCGATCGTCGTCGCTGCTGTTCTTGGTCCACAGGGCGCACACAATGACCTGCCTCGCTGTCTGGGGGGCGTGGTTCTTCCAGCGCCGGGGCAAACCGGGCGCGCTTCACAGGGCAAACTACGGTTCAGCCGATATGGCTAATGCACCGATCTGCTGGAGGGCTGATCAGGATCGCCCCCGCCGGCCATGAGCTTCTTGCGGTATTCCTTCACCTGGTCCAAGGAATTCCATCCCGCGTACATCTCGCGCCATTCGGCAAAAGACATGCGGCGCTCGTCAAGGTACTGCTGGTGCCCCTTGAGCCACACGCCGAAGACATACATCTCGATCTTGAAGGCCTTGCTGTCCAGGGCGCGGGCCACAACGTCCGGCCCGTACTTGGTGCCGTCGTAACGCGCGCCCACAAAGGAGCAGACCGTGGCCTGGCACTTCTCGTAGCTGATCTCGGCGTTCTGCAGCATGTCCACCAGCGGGGCAAGATGCTCTTCCTGCTGATAGATGTCCCGCAGGTCGTCCTGAGAGACCTCGAGGAACAACTTGCCGTCCTTCTCGACGACGAAAGAGTGCCTGAGCCAATGTTCAAACATGAACACCTCGGCGATGTCGGCCACCGCGTTGGCGTAAGGGTCGTTGGTCATTCGTCGGGACTCCTGGAAATGGACGTTTTGCCGCGGGCAGCGCCCGCTGATTGATAATGAAGCCTTACGCCGCATCCGTCAAGGGCAATGCCCGGCGCGCAGGGGCCAGACGACCCTTTACATGCGCCGTGATGTGCGCTAGAAGCGCGCATCCGAAGAAGGCGATATGCCGTTTTTTCCCAGGAGGACACATGGGCAAGCACAAGAAAGTCGAGCGCATGAAAGAGATTGACCGCCGCCGCAAGCGCCGCGAGGAGCGCCTCAAGGAGCGCGTCCGCGAGGCCAAGGCCGCGGCCAAGGGCAAATAGGCGTACTTCCCAGACGGGCGGCTCGACCGGCATGGCTGAGCCGCCCCGCCAGCTACGACGGGCCCCTGCGGCCCTTTTTCCGTTTGGAGGCCGATCAATGCCGATCTACGAATACCACTGCCAGGACTGCAAGCAGATTTTCGAGGAATGGCAAAAGGACTACGAGGAGCGGGACATCCCCTGCCCCGTGTGCGGCGGCACAGCCCGCAGGATCATCTCCAGCTCGTCCTTCGTGCTGAAGGGCGGAGGCTGGTACGCCAACGGCTACTCCGGAGGTTCCGGGGCGTCCGCGCAGACGGGCGCAAGCGCCCCTGCCGCACCGGCGGCCGAAAGCGCGCCGACGGCCCAGGCTCCGGCAAGCCCGCAGTGCACAGGCCCCACGGCCGCCAGTTAGACACGGCAAGAACAAGGCAGCCCGAGGCTGCCTTTTTCTTGCGCTCCCCCCGGAGCAGGGCCGCAGCCCGGCGCGGGCCAAGCGCCCCCCTGACCAAACAGCGCAAGACGGAAGCACCCACATGATCGAACGCTACTCCCGCCCGGAAATGGCCGCCCTCTGGACCATGGAGGCGCGCTTCGGCGCGTGGCTTGAGGTCGAACTGGCCGTGTGCGAGGCCTGGGCCAGCCTTGGCGTCATCCCCCAGGCCGACATGGAATCCATCCGCGCCAAGGCCTCTTTCGACGTGGACCGCATCCTCGAAATCGAAGAAAAGACCCGGCACGACGTCATCGCGTTTTTGACCGCCGTGGAGGAAAAAGTGGGCGCAAGCGCCCGCTTCATCCATCTGGGCTGCACCAGCTCCGACATCGTGGACACGGCCAACGCCGTGCTGCTGGTGCGGGCGGGCGCAATCATCCTGGCCGACATCGACAAGGTCCTGGGCGTCCTCAAGACGATGGCCTTGGCGCACAAGGACCTGCTCTGCATGGGCCGCACCCACGGCATCCACGCCGAACCCACCAGCTTCGGCCTCAAAATGGCGGGATTCTATGCGGAATTCTGTCGGCACAGGAAACGCTTCGCCGATGCGCTGGAAAACATCCGCGTGGGCAAGATTTCCGGCGCCGTGGGCACCTACGCGCACCTTTCGCCCGAACTGGAGGCCAAGGCCTGCGCCATCCTGGGCCTTGCCGCCGACCCCGTGAGCACGCAGATCATCCAGCGCGACCGCCACGCCCAGTACTTCACCGCCCTGGCCCTCTTGGGCGGCGGCGTGGAGCGCCTGTGCACCGAGCTCAGGCATCTGCAGCGCACCGAGGTGCTGGAGGTGGAGGAAGGCTTCGCCAAGGGGCAGAAGGGCTCCTCGGCCATGCCGCACAAGAAGAATCCCATCAGCGCGGAGAATCTTTGCGGGCTCTCGCGCCTGCTTCGCACCAACGCCTTGGCCAGCATGGAGAACATGCCCCTCTGGCACGAACGCGACATCAGCCATTCCAGCGTGGAGCGCGTCATCAT
This genomic stretch from Humidesulfovibrio mexicanus harbors:
- a CDS encoding YeeE/YedE thiosulfate transporter family protein, with amino-acid sequence MSAKTPSPPWNPYLAGALAGLLLVLSVYVSGNYFGASTTFVRAAGFVEGAVDPERVTALDYFVKIAPKLDWQFLFVIGIALGSLMAALASRTFRVQAVPDRFAKRFGPRTALRMGLAFLGGAVAIFGARLADGCPSGHGLSGSLQLAASGFVSLAGFFIGGLVMARLVYGRPSGAGRR
- a CDS encoding YeeE/YedE thiosulfate transporter family protein; the protein is MDLWFGLFTGIGFGVLLQRAEVIRHDRQLGALLLQDMTIVKFMLSTILVGMVGVHLLVDLDLAKLSIKTLSLGGNLLGGVVFGLGWALLGYCPGTAGAALGEGRVDALAGMAGMVVGAGLYAEFYPALKESVIAWGNFGKVTVPQLLGLGHWPVIAAFLVCGVLLLRFIERKGL
- a CDS encoding PilZ domain-containing protein, whose protein sequence is MPRRWKNHAPQTARQVIVCALWTKNSSDDDRKRQVIMDLLEDIRDQRAKIKLEFDEGVTSIKDLTATLLEYDVSGMVVEVSSLKGATRAFDGANISCYFRVRDRAGRGRERYLTFDSAVQGVTQRPSGMVHFSLAFPQNLKSAQLRRSVRVKVDPRKVPELTVWPDFSGWRDLEKLPAVFGPEQLAERGFKVDNFSANGVRLVVTSALMHEALPEPVKGTRYAMRFSAVAEPGAAPATFWVQAALRNVFRDPHTSETALGFEFVAEGSMDEKNGLMWRPLKFDEVSGLGKFVFKWNLDLYREKGMGS
- a CDS encoding FmdB family zinc ribbon protein: MPIYEYHCQDCKQIFEEWQKDYEERDIPCPVCGGTARRIISSSSFVLKGGGWYANGYSGGSGASAQTGASAPAAPAAESAPTAQAPASPQCTGPTAAS
- the purB gene encoding adenylosuccinate lyase, with the protein product MIERYSRPEMAALWTMEARFGAWLEVELAVCEAWASLGVIPQADMESIRAKASFDVDRILEIEEKTRHDVIAFLTAVEEKVGASARFIHLGCTSSDIVDTANAVLLVRAGAIILADIDKVLGVLKTMALAHKDLLCMGRTHGIHAEPTSFGLKMAGFYAEFCRHRKRFADALENIRVGKISGAVGTYAHLSPELEAKACAILGLAADPVSTQIIQRDRHAQYFTALALLGGGVERLCTELRHLQRTEVLEVEEGFAKGQKGSSAMPHKKNPISAENLCGLSRLLRTNALASMENMPLWHERDISHSSVERVIMPDSTILADYILNRLAGLLSNLRVIPENMARNLEASYGLFYSQRVLVALVDLGLPRQKAYEMVQAAAMRSWDAKSPFKDQVLGDTQIREHLTLETLERLFDPCYYLRYVSAIFDRVFGQGQE